The Candidatus Methylomirabilota bacterium genomic interval CCGGTAATCGACCAGGCGGAGGCCCTGCCGCAGGGCGTACTGCAAGATCGGCTCGGTCGCCTCACACTCAATGGTGATGCCCAGCGGTTCAAACCGGACCTTGCGCGTGCGCGTCATCGTCGGTCCATCCTCGTCCTCCCTGGTGGGGTGGGCGGCGCCCGCTCCTCGTGGCCGGGCACTGCTCTCGTCTCACACCTAGCAACTCTTGTTCCAGGTGGAGGGGCTCACCCGTCCTCGGTCTCCGTTGATCTCCGCCCCGGACGGACGCTATTACGGACTGCCGCTGCACCGACACCCGCCCCTGGGGCAAACACCGATTCATCCGGCCACTGCACAGGGATCTTGAATCCGATGTACCGCTCGATCGCGTCGAGCGACAACACATATTCCTCGTCAGCCAGGCTGATCGCCTTACCGGCCGCCCCGGCTCGCGCTGTCCGTCCGATCCGGTGGACGTAATCCTCCGGATCCTGTGGGAGGTCGTAGTTGATCACGTGACTGACCGCCTCGACATGCAGCCCGCGCGATGCGACATCGGTCGCTACCAGGATCGGCAACGTGCCCGCTTTAAACTTGGCGATAATCCGGAGGCGCTTGCGTTGGTCGATACTACCGCTGATCAGATCGGCCCGGAGGCCGCACCGGACCAGCTTGTCGGTGAGCCGCTCGGCGCCCTGCCTGGTATTCGAAAAGATGAGAATCCGTTGCCATGGCTCGCGCTGGAGCAACCAACGCAGCAGCCGGAATTTTTCCTGCTTCTCGACGTGAAAGAGCAGGTGTTCAACCTTGTCCACCGTGACCTGCTCGGGGGAAATGGCAACCTTGATCGGGTTATTCATAAACTCATACGAAAGCTCCATCTCTCGGAACGAGAGCGTCGCCGAAAAGAGGAATGACTGGCGCTTATGGTAAGGGGGGAGCCGCCTCAGCAGGAAGCGAAGGTCTTTGATGAATCCCATGTCGAACATCCGGTCGGCCTCGTCCACAACCAGGACCTCGACCTGAGAGAGCTCGTAGACCCCTTGCTTGAAGTAATCGATGAGCCGCCCGGGTGTCCCGATGAGTATGTCGACGTTCTGTT includes:
- a CDS encoding DEAD/DEAH box helicase translates to MTFDALSLSGPVRKGIEAAGFTQCTPIQAETLPLALGGKDVAGQAQTGSGKTAAFLIPLFVKLLSSRRPTLPGAPRALILAPTRELAVQILWDAELLGGFTGLTRLAVYGGVDYQKQRDALQQNVDILIGTPGRLIDYFKQGVYELSQVEVLVVDEADRMFDMGFIKDLRFLLRRLPPYHKRQSFLFSATLSFREMELSYEFMNNPIKVAISPEQVTVDKVEHLLFHVEKQEKFRLLRWLLQREPWQRILIFSNTRQGAERLTDKLVRCGLRADLISGSIDQRKRLRIIAKFKAGTLPILVATDVASRGLHVEAVSHVINYDLPQDPEDYVHRIGRTARAGAAGKAISLADEEYVLSLDAIERYIGFKIPVQWPDESVFAPGAGVGAAAVRNSVRPGRRSTETEDG